The following are encoded together in the Syngnathus scovelli strain Florida chromosome 12, RoL_Ssco_1.2, whole genome shotgun sequence genome:
- the ppp3r1a gene encoding calcineurin subunit B type 1, whose amino-acid sequence MGNEASYPLEMCTHFDPDEIKRLGKRFKKLDLDNSGSLSVEEFMSLPELQQNPLVQRVIDIFDTDGNGEVDFKEFIEGVSQFSVKGDKEQKLRFAFRIYDMDKDGYISNGELFQVLKMMVGNNLKDTQLQQIVDKTIINADKDGDGRISFEEFCAVVGGLDIHKKMVVDV is encoded by the exons ATG GGAAATGAAGCCAGCTACCCCTTGGAAATGTGCACGCATT TCGACCCGGACGAGATCAAGCGTCTGGGGAAGCGCTTCAAGAAACTGGACCTTGACAACTCTGGCTCGCTCAGCGTGGAGGAGTTCATGTCGCTGCCCGAGTTACAGCAGAACCCTCTCGTGCAGAGGGTCATCGACATATTCGACACGGACGGCAACGGGGAAGTGGACTTTAAAG AGTTTATCGAGGGAGTGTCACAGTTCAGCGTCAAAGGCGACAAGGAGCAAAAACTTCGAT TCGCATTCCGGATCTACGACATGGACAAGGATGGCTACATCTCCAATGGAGAACTTTTCCAGGTACTAAAGATGATGGTGGGCAACAACCTAAAAGACACGCAGCTCCAGCAGATTGTGGACAAAACCATCATCAACGCTGACAAAGACGGCGACGGCAGGATATCGTTCGAGGAGTTCTGCGCG gtGGTGGGCGGTCTGGACATACACAAAAAGATGGTGGTGGATGTGTGA